One genomic window of Candidatus Pseudobacter hemicellulosilyticus includes the following:
- the dxs gene encoding 1-deoxy-D-xylulose-5-phosphate synthase, with product MEITPGPLLQMVNSPADLKQLSREQLHQLSDELRQYIIDVVSVHGGHFAASLGVVELSVALHYIYNTPYDQLVWDVGHQAYGHKILTGRRDQFSSNRKYGGLSGFPKRGESEYDTFGVGHSSTSISAALGMAMAAKYKGENRKAVAVIGDGALTAGLAFEGMNHAGVADADMLIILNDNCMSIDPNVGALKEYLTDISTSHTYNKFKDDIWKALGKLPVGKNFTRDMASKLEHSIKGFISKSSNLFEALKLRYFGPIDGHNITKLVDTLHDLRNIPGPKLLHIVTVKGKGYSLAEQDQTRWHAPGLFDKITGEIYKKRFEVPQPPKYQDVFGHTMIELAEMNDNIMGVTPAMPSGSSLKFMMEKMPHRAFDVGICEQHAVTLSAGLATQGMRVFCNIYSSFMQRAYDQVVHDVAIQHLPVVFCLDRGGLVGEDGPTHHGAYDIAYFRCIPNMVVSAPMNESELRNLMYTAQLPSNEYPFSIRYPRGEGTMPEWRTPFEAITIGKGRKLKDGEELAILSFGHPGNFATAAIRELKTLGLNPAHYDMRFAKPLDEALLHEVFGKFSKVITVEDGTVVGGFGSAILEFMAQHGYKADVRLLGIPDRIVEHGTPKELHRECGYDAAGIATAARELMLDKINVLG from the coding sequence ATGGAAATCACCCCGGGCCCCTTGTTACAAATGGTCAATTCGCCGGCCGACCTTAAACAGTTAAGCCGCGAACAATTGCACCAGCTCAGCGATGAGTTGCGTCAATACATCATTGATGTGGTGAGCGTTCATGGCGGGCATTTTGCGGCCAGCCTGGGCGTGGTGGAGCTATCTGTGGCCCTGCATTATATTTACAATACACCGTACGACCAGCTGGTCTGGGACGTAGGCCACCAGGCTTATGGCCATAAGATCCTCACCGGCCGCCGGGACCAGTTCAGCAGCAACCGTAAATATGGCGGACTGAGCGGTTTTCCCAAACGCGGTGAAAGTGAATACGATACTTTCGGTGTAGGTCACTCGTCCACCTCTATCTCAGCAGCGCTGGGTATGGCTATGGCTGCCAAATACAAAGGGGAGAACCGGAAAGCCGTGGCCGTTATCGGAGATGGCGCTTTGACCGCCGGCCTCGCCTTCGAAGGCATGAACCATGCCGGGGTAGCCGATGCCGATATGCTCATTATCCTGAATGATAACTGCATGAGCATTGACCCTAACGTAGGCGCCCTCAAAGAATACCTCACTGATATCAGCACTTCCCATACCTACAATAAGTTCAAGGACGATATCTGGAAAGCCCTGGGTAAACTGCCCGTAGGCAAGAATTTTACCCGCGATATGGCCAGCAAGCTGGAACACAGCATCAAAGGCTTTATCAGCAAAAGCAGCAATCTCTTTGAAGCATTGAAGCTTCGTTATTTTGGACCAATTGACGGGCACAATATCACCAAGCTGGTGGACACCCTGCACGATCTCCGGAATATCCCCGGTCCCAAACTGCTGCATATTGTAACAGTGAAAGGAAAGGGCTACTCGCTGGCAGAACAGGACCAGACCCGCTGGCATGCACCCGGCCTGTTTGATAAGATCACCGGCGAGATCTACAAGAAACGTTTTGAAGTTCCCCAGCCCCCCAAATACCAGGATGTATTTGGGCATACCATGATTGAGCTGGCGGAAATGAATGATAACATCATGGGGGTCACCCCGGCTATGCCCTCAGGTTCCTCTCTCAAATTCATGATGGAGAAAATGCCGCACCGGGCTTTCGATGTAGGCATCTGCGAGCAGCATGCCGTTACCCTCAGCGCCGGCCTGGCTACCCAGGGCATGCGCGTATTCTGCAATATCTACTCGTCCTTCATGCAGCGCGCCTACGACCAGGTAGTGCATGATGTGGCCATCCAGCACCTGCCGGTAGTATTTTGCCTGGACAGGGGTGGACTGGTAGGCGAAGACGGCCCCACGCACCATGGCGCCTATGATATTGCCTATTTCCGCTGCATCCCCAATATGGTGGTCAGCGCACCCATGAATGAAAGCGAGCTGCGGAACCTCATGTATACCGCCCAGCTCCCTTCTAATGAATATCCTTTCTCCATCCGCTATCCACGCGGCGAAGGTACTATGCCCGAATGGAGAACGCCTTTTGAAGCCATCACGATCGGCAAGGGCAGGAAACTGAAAGACGGCGAAGAGCTGGCAATCCTTTCCTTTGGCCATCCCGGCAATTTTGCCACTGCCGCTATCCGCGAACTGAAGACCCTGGGCCTGAACCCCGCCCATTACGACATGCGCTTTGCCAAACCGCTGGATGAAGCCCTGCTGCATGAAGTGTTCGGCAAATTCAGCAAGGTCATCACCGTGGAAGATGGCACAGTGGTTGGTGGGTTCGGCAGTGCTATACTGGAATTCATGGCGCAGCACGGATACAAAGCGGATGTTCGTTTACTGGGCATCCCGGACCGGATCGTAGAGCATGGCACGCCCAAAGAACTGCACCGCGAATGTGGCTATGATGCCGCCGGTATTGCCACCGCCGCCCGGGAGCTGATGCTGGACAAGATCAACGTACTGGGCTAA
- a CDS encoding histidine kinase translates to MAKKIPYYWLCQILGWSAFILVYTFFYLSLRTRETPHFYEVLFIEALVGFAATHIMRMFIKRFRFVEKPINEQGFYIFFISFVFALVYAAIGTSLEQFLTIEADRQRNIALINKILRASMGCFTFVLIWNLIYFAYHYVIRTRQAQLDRVRLESLVKELELKTIKSHINPHFIFNALNSIRALIDENPNRARNAITELSNILRSSMQAEKVETVPFEKELNIVRDYLALEYIRFEDRLKIEYQIDEDTLDQPVPPMMLQTLVENAIKHGIGKQIAGGVVKVISDFRNNYHELIVQNTGYLNGHGNSDGFGLSSTKNRLQLLFGEKANFTIRQVDPQLVEARILIPIEFI, encoded by the coding sequence ATGGCGAAAAAAATACCATATTACTGGCTTTGCCAGATCCTTGGCTGGAGTGCGTTCATCCTGGTATACACTTTCTTCTACCTTTCCCTGCGTACAAGGGAAACCCCGCACTTCTATGAAGTCCTGTTTATTGAAGCCCTGGTAGGCTTTGCGGCTACCCATATCATGCGGATGTTCATCAAGCGCTTCCGCTTTGTGGAAAAGCCCATCAATGAGCAGGGGTTCTATATCTTCTTCATCTCCTTTGTGTTTGCCCTGGTCTATGCAGCGATCGGCACTTCCCTCGAGCAGTTCCTGACCATTGAGGCCGACCGCCAGCGGAATATTGCCCTGATCAACAAGATCCTGCGCGCATCCATGGGCTGCTTTACGTTTGTGCTGATCTGGAACCTGATCTACTTCGCTTACCACTATGTCATCCGTACGCGCCAGGCGCAGCTGGACAGGGTCCGGCTGGAATCCCTGGTCAAGGAGCTGGAGCTGAAGACCATCAAATCGCATATCAATCCCCATTTTATTTTCAACGCCCTTAACAGCATCCGGGCGCTGATAGATGAGAACCCCAACCGCGCCCGCAACGCCATCACTGAACTGAGCAATATCCTGCGCAGCAGCATGCAGGCTGAGAAAGTGGAAACAGTACCCTTTGAAAAGGAACTGAATATTGTCAGGGATTACCTGGCCCTGGAGTATATCCGTTTTGAGGACCGCCTTAAAATTGAGTACCAGATAGACGAGGATACCCTGGACCAGCCTGTGCCTCCCATGATGCTGCAGACCCTGGTGGAAAATGCCATTAAACATGGTATTGGTAAGCAGATAGCCGGCGGTGTGGTGAAGGTGATCTCCGACTTCCGGAACAATTACCATGAACTGATTGTTCAGAATACCGGCTACCTCAACGGCCATGGCAATAGCGATGGTTTTGGCCTGTCCAGCACCAAAAACAGGCTGCAGTTATTGTTTGGCGAAAAAGCTAACTTTACCATCAGGCAGGTGGACCCGCAATTAGTGGAGGCGCGCATCCTGATTCCCATAGAATTCATTTAA
- a CDS encoding response regulator, with the protein MIRAIIIDDERLARNELKKLLMEFPEIEVVAEAANSSEGVEKIENINPDLVFLDIQMPGKTGFDMLSELDRIPNVIFTTAYDEYALRAFEVNALDYLLKPVEPKRLADAIQKLQLHEDRDINPVSPAAVNNSVLSENDQVFVKDGERCWFVKLSDIRLFESVGNYAKVYFGPNKPLILKSLNALEERLDEKIFFRANRKHIVNLRLIDKIEPYFNGGLLLELKGGEKIEVSRRQTVKFKEMMSL; encoded by the coding sequence ATGATCAGAGCCATTATCATCGATGATGAACGACTGGCCCGGAATGAACTGAAGAAACTGCTGATGGAGTTCCCCGAAATTGAAGTGGTGGCTGAAGCAGCCAATTCCAGCGAAGGCGTTGAGAAAATTGAGAACATTAACCCCGACCTGGTCTTCCTGGATATCCAGATGCCGGGAAAAACAGGGTTTGATATGCTGTCTGAACTGGATCGTATCCCCAACGTGATCTTCACCACTGCGTATGATGAATATGCCCTGCGGGCCTTTGAAGTGAATGCACTGGATTACCTGCTGAAACCAGTAGAACCCAAGCGGCTGGCCGATGCCATCCAGAAACTGCAGCTCCATGAGGATCGTGATATTAATCCTGTCAGTCCTGCTGCTGTGAATAACTCAGTGCTGAGTGAGAACGACCAGGTATTTGTCAAAGATGGCGAGCGCTGCTGGTTTGTGAAGCTTTCTGATATCCGTCTTTTTGAAAGTGTTGGCAATTACGCCAAAGTATATTTCGGCCCTAATAAGCCGCTGATCCTGAAATCGCTCAATGCGCTGGAGGAAAGGCTGGATGAGAAGATCTTTTTCCGCGCCAACCGCAAGCATATTGTGAATCTACGGCTGATTGACAAAATTGAACCTTATTTCAATGGTGGCCTGCTGCTGGAACTGAAGGGAGGTGAGAAGATAGAAGTGAGCAGGAGGCAGACTGTGAAATTCAAGGAAATGATGAGCTTGTAA
- a CDS encoding M20/M25/M40 family metallo-hydrolase: MFKKYISIFTLAFLAQACFAQNIDKLINQGEVERIERTLSADDMQGRKTFTPGIDKAAEFIAAEFKKAGIQPLKDNSWFQEFFMLKTKFESAKGELNGQSLNERDIVGLTSKEELSVTQSSGYEYVKIGKGENLYEKVMAMVETSKNYFVTVDTSFGRMFNSLKRFRQNAFPSDANILLVLSNETAATTYNISFKQTVTKDPLKNVVGVLPGKKKKDEYVIFSGHYDHLGIGKPNAEGDSIYNGANDDAAGITAVIMLAKYFAEKKDNARTLVFAAFTAEEIGGFGSQYFSKQFDPAKVMAMFNIEMIGTDSKWGTNSAYITGYEKTDMGKILEKNLEGSAFKFYPDPYPDQQLFYRSDNATLARLGVPAHTISTSKMDSEKHYHTLGDEIETLDLKNMTEIIKAIAISSASIVAGKDTPARVDAKQLR, translated from the coding sequence ATGTTTAAAAAGTACATTTCCATTTTTACGCTGGCCTTCCTGGCCCAGGCTTGCTTTGCCCAGAATATCGACAAACTGATCAACCAGGGTGAAGTGGAAAGGATTGAGCGGACCCTGTCGGCCGATGATATGCAGGGGCGCAAGACCTTTACTCCTGGTATTGACAAGGCTGCTGAATTCATTGCCGCCGAATTTAAAAAGGCCGGTATCCAACCACTGAAAGATAATTCCTGGTTCCAGGAATTCTTTATGCTGAAGACAAAATTTGAATCCGCCAAAGGTGAACTGAATGGCCAGTCGCTCAATGAACGGGATATTGTAGGCCTTACTTCCAAAGAGGAGCTGAGCGTTACGCAATCCTCCGGTTACGAGTATGTAAAGATCGGCAAAGGTGAAAACCTGTACGAGAAAGTGATGGCTATGGTGGAGACCAGCAAGAACTATTTCGTTACTGTGGATACCAGCTTTGGCAGGATGTTCAATAGCCTGAAAAGATTCCGGCAGAACGCTTTTCCTTCAGACGCCAATATCCTCCTGGTATTGTCCAATGAAACGGCCGCTACTACCTACAACATCAGCTTTAAACAGACCGTTACCAAAGATCCGCTGAAGAATGTAGTAGGCGTGCTGCCCGGCAAAAAGAAAAAGGATGAATATGTGATCTTCTCTGGTCACTATGATCACCTGGGTATTGGCAAGCCCAATGCAGAAGGCGATTCCATCTACAACGGCGCCAATGATGATGCTGCGGGTATCACTGCCGTGATCATGCTGGCGAAATATTTTGCAGAGAAAAAAGACAATGCCCGCACCCTGGTCTTTGCAGCTTTCACGGCAGAGGAGATCGGCGGCTTTGGCTCCCAGTATTTCTCCAAACAGTTTGATCCCGCCAAAGTGATGGCCATGTTCAATATTGAGATGATCGGGACTGACAGCAAATGGGGTACTAATTCGGCCTATATCACCGGGTACGAGAAAACAGATATGGGGAAGATCCTGGAGAAGAACCTGGAAGGCAGCGCTTTCAAATTCTATCCTGATCCCTATCCGGATCAGCAGTTGTTCTACCGTTCAGACAATGCTACCCTGGCGCGCCTGGGCGTTCCTGCCCATACTATCTCTACTTCCAAAATGGACAGTGAAAAACACTACCATACCTTGGGTGATGAGATTGAAACGCTGGACCTGAAGAATATGACGGAGATCATTAAAGCTATTGCTATCAGCTCAGCGTCTATTGTAGCTGGAAAAGATACGCCGGCAAGAGTGGATGCGAAGCAGCTTCGTTAA
- the argH gene encoding argininosuccinate lyase, with translation MSKAAPTKLWQKDNTAVSAQIEQFTVGRDKEFDLLLAQYDVQGSIAHVQMLSEVGLMTKEEAALAIKGLQEILQEINDPAKPFALDEGVEDIHSQVEMMLTQRIGDAGKKIHSGRSRNDQVAVDIKLYLRAEVLALRDETRNLFNLLIKLSNQFKDKLLPGYTHLQIAMPSSFGLWLGAYAESLVDDMELLAAAYKVANKNPLGSGAGYGSSFPLNRRRTTELLQFGTLNWNAVYAQMSRGKTERVVGSAMGSIAASLSRLAMDCCLYINQNFGFISFPSELTTGSSIMPHKKNPDVFELIRAKSNRIQAVPNELTLLINNLPSGYHRDLQLTKEILFPAIQELKACLQMMQLMLSNMTVKDNILDDEKYRYLFSVEAVNELVNKGIPFREAYKQVGNLIEENAFAFDYKQQLQHTHEGSIGNLCNDEIVYEMAKALAKF, from the coding sequence ATGAGCAAGGCAGCACCCACCAAACTGTGGCAGAAAGACAATACCGCCGTATCCGCGCAGATAGAGCAATTCACGGTTGGTCGCGATAAAGAATTTGACCTGCTGCTGGCGCAGTATGACGTGCAGGGCTCTATAGCCCATGTGCAGATGCTGTCGGAAGTGGGGCTGATGACCAAAGAAGAAGCCGCCCTGGCCATTAAAGGCCTGCAGGAGATCCTGCAGGAGATCAACGATCCGGCTAAACCCTTTGCCCTTGACGAAGGCGTGGAAGACATCCATTCCCAGGTGGAGATGATGCTGACCCAGCGTATCGGCGATGCCGGTAAAAAAATACATAGCGGCCGCAGCCGGAACGACCAGGTGGCGGTGGATATCAAATTATACCTCCGTGCCGAAGTACTGGCACTGCGGGATGAAACGCGCAACCTGTTTAACCTGCTGATCAAACTCAGCAACCAGTTCAAAGACAAGCTGCTGCCAGGCTATACGCACCTGCAGATCGCCATGCCTTCCTCATTTGGCCTCTGGCTCGGCGCCTATGCCGAAAGCCTGGTAGATGATATGGAATTGCTGGCTGCCGCCTACAAAGTGGCCAATAAGAACCCGCTGGGCAGTGGGGCCGGGTATGGCTCTTCCTTCCCGCTGAACCGCCGGCGCACTACGGAACTGCTGCAATTCGGCACACTTAACTGGAATGCCGTATATGCTCAGATGAGCCGGGGTAAAACGGAAAGGGTAGTGGGCTCCGCCATGGGCAGTATTGCCGCCTCCCTGAGCCGGCTGGCCATGGATTGCTGCCTTTATATAAACCAGAACTTCGGGTTCATTTCCTTCCCTTCCGAGCTGACCACCGGCAGCAGTATTATGCCGCATAAAAAGAATCCTGATGTATTTGAGCTGATCCGTGCCAAATCAAACCGCATCCAGGCCGTGCCCAATGAGCTGACCCTGCTGATCAATAACCTACCCTCCGGTTACCACCGGGATCTGCAACTGACCAAAGAGATCCTGTTCCCCGCCATACAGGAATTGAAAGCCTGTCTGCAAATGATGCAGCTGATGCTGTCCAATATGACGGTGAAGGATAATATCCTGGATGATGAAAAATACCGTTACCTGTTCAGTGTGGAAGCGGTCAACGAGCTGGTGAATAAAGGGATCCCTTTCCGGGAGGCTTACAAGCAGGTGGGTAACCTGATAGAGGAAAATGCTTTTGCGTTTGATTATAAACAGCAGTTACAGCATACGCATGAGGGAAGTATCGGGAACCTGTGCAATGACGAGATTGTGTATGAGATGGCAAAGGCCCTGGCGAAGTTTTAG
- a CDS encoding M20 family metallo-hydrolase has protein sequence MPDNILHTLQQEALDLLKQLITIPSFSKEEHLTADLLVSFLTGRTPHVERLKNNVWVRNKYFDAAKPTILLNSHHDTVKPNKGYTLDPFDPIEKEGKLFGLGSNDAGGPLVALLATFLYYNEQQGLPYNFLFVASAEEEISGRDGVELLIPTLPPLAFGIVGEPTQMQMAVAERGLMVLDCIAHGRAGHAARNEGENALYKAMVDIDWFRNYAFPKVSDLLGPVKMTVTVIETENKAHNVVPAQCKFVVDVRVNELYSFEEVLDCIRQHVSCEVQPRSTRLRSTSIALDHPLVQAGIQLNRTYYGSPTTSDKALMAFPTLKMGPGDSARSHTADEYIFIDEIKQGIDLYIQLLNQVL, from the coding sequence ATGCCTGACAATATCCTACATACCCTGCAACAGGAAGCGCTTGATCTGCTGAAACAGCTGATCACCATTCCTTCATTCAGTAAAGAGGAGCACCTTACCGCTGATCTCCTGGTCAGTTTTCTTACTGGGAGAACACCCCATGTAGAAAGGCTGAAGAACAATGTCTGGGTGCGCAACAAATATTTTGATGCTGCAAAACCCACCATCCTGCTCAATTCGCACCATGATACAGTAAAGCCAAACAAAGGGTATACGCTGGACCCTTTTGATCCCATTGAAAAGGAAGGCAAACTCTTTGGCCTCGGCAGCAATGATGCCGGCGGCCCGCTGGTAGCCCTGCTGGCCACTTTCCTGTATTATAACGAACAGCAGGGCCTGCCTTACAATTTTCTCTTCGTGGCTTCCGCTGAGGAAGAGATCAGCGGCCGCGATGGCGTGGAGCTGCTGATACCCACACTCCCTCCGTTGGCATTTGGTATTGTGGGCGAACCAACCCAGATGCAGATGGCGGTAGCAGAACGCGGCCTCATGGTGCTGGACTGCATTGCTCACGGCCGTGCCGGCCATGCGGCCCGCAATGAAGGTGAGAACGCCTTGTACAAAGCAATGGTTGATATCGACTGGTTCCGTAACTACGCCTTCCCCAAAGTATCCGACCTGCTGGGGCCAGTGAAAATGACGGTCACCGTGATAGAGACAGAGAACAAAGCCCATAACGTGGTCCCTGCCCAATGCAAATTTGTGGTGGACGTCCGCGTGAATGAACTGTATTCTTTTGAAGAAGTACTGGACTGCATCCGTCAGCATGTATCCTGCGAAGTGCAGCCCCGCAGCACCCGGCTGCGCAGCACTTCCATCGCGCTGGACCACCCGCTGGTACAGGCAGGTATTCAGCTCAACAGGACCTATTACGGATCGCCCACTACTTCTGATAAGGCGCTGATGGCCTTCCCTACCCTGAAAATGGGTCCCGGCGATTCAGCCCGCAGCCATACCGCCGACGAATATATTTTTATCGACGAGATCAAACAGGGGATCGACCTGTATATCCAACTTTTAAACCAGGTTTTATGA
- the argB gene encoding acetylglutamate kinase produces MEQLTVVKIGGNIIDNEVKLAAFLLDFAALKGKKILIHGGGKLATRLAEEMKIPQQLVDGRRITDAETLKIVTMVYAGYINKNIVAQLQAGGCNAIGLSGADGNAIAAHKRIHATMDYGFVGDVDTVNSGLLQSLLDQDIAIVMAPITHDGKGQLLNTNADTIAQETAKALGKLFQVQLVYSFEKSGVLLDAEDDSTVIPTINPAYYQQLKSEQKIFAGMIPKLDNAFAALDSGVQKVIIGKAEALQQLIAGTAGTSIVHA; encoded by the coding sequence TTGGAACAACTGACCGTAGTAAAAATTGGCGGCAATATTATTGATAACGAAGTAAAGCTCGCTGCTTTTCTCCTGGACTTTGCAGCCCTTAAAGGCAAAAAGATCCTGATCCATGGCGGCGGCAAACTGGCTACCAGGCTGGCGGAAGAAATGAAGATCCCCCAGCAGCTGGTGGACGGCAGACGCATCACGGACGCAGAGACGCTGAAGATAGTGACCATGGTGTATGCTGGTTATATCAATAAGAATATCGTGGCGCAACTGCAGGCCGGCGGCTGTAATGCCATTGGCCTGTCGGGCGCTGATGGCAACGCCATTGCCGCCCATAAGCGCATACATGCTACCATGGACTATGGTTTTGTTGGGGATGTGGACACCGTGAACAGCGGGCTGCTGCAGTCCCTGCTGGACCAGGATATAGCCATTGTGATGGCCCCCATCACCCATGATGGCAAAGGCCAGCTGCTCAATACCAATGCAGACACCATTGCCCAGGAAACTGCCAAAGCCCTGGGTAAGCTGTTCCAGGTACAATTGGTGTATTCCTTTGAAAAAAGCGGCGTATTGCTGGATGCTGAGGACGACAGCACCGTTATCCCTACCATCAACCCCGCTTATTACCAGCAATTGAAATCCGAACAGAAAATATTTGCCGGCATGATCCCTAAACTGGACAATGCCTTCGCCGCCCTGGACAGCGGCGTACAGAAAGTGATCATCGGCAAAGCAGAAGCCCTTCAACAACTCATCGCCGGTACTGCCGGCACAAGCATCGTTCATGCCTGA
- a CDS encoding N-acetylornithine carbamoyltransferase → MKNFISAHDVPDINGLVSKALAYKADPLRDKSLGANKRIGLLFLNPSMRTRLSTQIAAQNLGMEAIVFNVGSEGWALEFEEEAIMSGSTVEHVKDAAPVMGKYFDILAIRTFPSLKNREDDYSELFINQFIKYAGIPVVSLESATLHPLQSLTDIITIRENFKEQRKPKIVLTWAPHVKPLPQCVANSFSQWVNAWGEADFVITHPEDYDLDPRFTNGATITHDQDAALKDADFVYVKNWSTFKNEYGRIYCNDPEWMMTNEKLQLTNNAKVMHCLPVRRNVELSDEILDGPNSLVTMEASNRVWAAQAVLSEILKAQ, encoded by the coding sequence ATGAAAAATTTCATTTCCGCACATGATGTGCCCGATATCAATGGCCTGGTCAGCAAAGCCCTTGCGTATAAAGCTGATCCCCTGCGCGACAAATCCCTGGGCGCCAACAAACGTATTGGCCTGCTCTTCCTGAATCCCAGTATGCGCACCCGTCTCAGTACCCAGATAGCAGCCCAGAACCTGGGCATGGAAGCCATTGTGTTCAACGTGGGCTCCGAAGGCTGGGCGCTTGAGTTTGAGGAAGAGGCCATCATGAGCGGCAGCACCGTAGAGCATGTAAAGGACGCAGCACCGGTGATGGGTAAATATTTCGATATCCTCGCCATCCGTACCTTCCCCTCGCTCAAGAACCGCGAGGACGATTATAGCGAGCTGTTCATCAACCAGTTCATCAAATACGCCGGCATCCCGGTGGTGAGCCTGGAAAGCGCTACCCTGCACCCCTTGCAGAGCCTTACCGATATCATCACCATCCGGGAGAACTTTAAAGAGCAGCGCAAGCCGAAGATCGTGCTCACCTGGGCGCCGCATGTAAAGCCCCTGCCTCAATGTGTAGCCAACAGTTTCTCCCAGTGGGTCAACGCCTGGGGGGAAGCCGATTTTGTGATCACCCATCCGGAAGACTACGACCTGGATCCCCGGTTCACGAATGGCGCTACCATTACCCACGACCAGGACGCGGCCCTCAAAGACGCCGATTTTGTGTATGTGAAAAACTGGAGTACCTTCAAAAATGAATATGGCAGGATCTACTGCAACGATCCCGAATGGATGATGACCAATGAAAAGCTGCAGCTCACCAACAATGCCAAAGTGATGCACTGCCTGCCCGTGCGCAGGAATGTGGAGCTGAGCGATGAGATCCTGGACGGGCCCAACAGCCTGGTGACCATGGAAGCATCCAACCGCGTATGGGCCGCACAGGCCGTACTGTCGGAGATCTTAAAAGCTCAATAA